In one window of Gossypium arboreum isolate Shixiya-1 chromosome 4, ASM2569848v2, whole genome shotgun sequence DNA:
- the LOC108471651 gene encoding uncharacterized protein LOC108471651 — MRELVHLKQHGTVEQYQDAFVGLLNQLHLPESYALSIFLSNLKVEIGYYLDLFEPSTLIEAFQLTRKIEVLLSYSTKGYGVTTSGNSSPRVLSNASVTSRYSSSPTRAISAGHKCTKSQLYQLLLKPFSDSEAEDFHDCSEKLEESVTEEEHPKSHMISLHALTGLQGHNTMRVVARVGSCLAIIFVDSGSMHNFIDTRLVNRLLLPVVNQEQLKVLVANGSCLFTKGMCKGVSWEVQNYRFETDFMALPVKGCDMVLGVQSRGSSEQNPKCFVTIEESVGPYTVALSSPNQLKLSTKEVNDSNDRLQKLLVEFDDIFQVLRGLPPHRLQDHRIPLKDEGVVVKMRPYRYPSIQKNEMEKLIQEMLQARIIQDSTSTFASPIVMVKKKDGNWRLCMDYRQLNQHTIKDKFLIPIIEELLDELGEARVFSKLDLRFGYHQTRMWEPDVPKIIFWTQEGHYEFLVMPFGLTNTPSSFQALMNLTSSQC; from the exons ATGAGGGAGTTGGTACATCTGAAACAGCATGGTACTGTTGAGCAATACCAAGATGCGTTTGTGGGTCTATTGAATCAGCTACATCTTCCTGAGTCCTATGCCCTTAGTATTTTTCTTAGTAACCTGAAGGTGGAAATCGGCTACTACCTAGATTTGTTTGAACCATCTACTTTGATTGAAGCATTTCAGTTGACTAGGAAAATTGAAGTCCTGCTGTCTTATTCAACCAAAGGATATGGGGTAACAACATCAGGGAATAGTTCACCTAGAGTGCTATCTAACGCTTCTGTCACTTCTAGATATTCTTCTTCTCCCACAAGGGCTATCTCA GCAGGGCACAAATGCACGAAATCTCAATTGTATCAATTGTTGCTGAAACCTTTTTCTGATAGTGAGGCAGAGGATTTTCATGACTGCTCTGAAAAATTAGAGGAAAGCGTGACTGAAGAAGAGCACCCCAAGTCTCATATGATCTCGTTGCATGCCCTTACTGGTCTACAAGGGCATAATACCATGAGGGTGGTTGCTCGAGTAGGGTCATGTTTGGCTATTATTTTCGTGGATTCAGGGAGTATGCATAACTTTATCGACACAAGACTGGTTAATAGGTTACTACTACCAGTGGTGAACCAAGAGCAGTTGAAGGTATTGGTAGCAAATGGAAGTTGTTTGTTCACTAAAGGAATGTGCAAAGGAGTTTCGTGGGAGGTACAAAATTACAGGTTTGAGACAGACTTTATGGCCTTACCGGTGAAGGGCTGTGACATGGTGTTGGGAGTACAAT CAAGAGGAAGCAGTGAGCAGAATCCAAAGTGTTTTGTGACTATAGAGGAGTCGGTGGGGCCTTATACAGTTGCACTGAGTTCTCCCAACCAACTAAAACTTAGTACCAAGGAAGTCAATGACTCTAATGATCGACTTCAGAAGCTGTTGGTAGAATTCGATGACATCTTCCAGGTTCTAAGAGGGCTACCACCACATAGGTTACAAGACCACAGAATACCTTTGAAGGATGAAGGGGTAGTGGTCAAGATGCGACCCTATCGATATCCATCTATACAAAAGAATGAAATGGAGAAGCTTATCCAGGAAATGCTTCAAGCTAGGATAATTCAAGACAGTACTAGTACATTTGCCTCTCCTATAGTAATGGTCAAAAAGAAAGACGGCAATTGGAGATTATGCATGGATTATAGACAATTAAACCAACATACAATTAAGGATAAGTTCCTTATTCCTATCATTGAGGAGTTGCTGGATGAGCTAGGTGAAGCTAGAGTATTTTCCAAACTTGATTTGAGGTTCGGATATCATCAAACCCGCATGTGGGAACCCGATgtgcccaaaatcatattttggacgCAGGaggggcattatgagtttctcgtGATGCCCTTTGGCCTCACTAATACCCCCTCTAGTTTTCAGGCTCTCATGAACTTGACTTCTAGCCAATGTTGA